From Nitrospirota bacterium, a single genomic window includes:
- a CDS encoding PilZ domain-containing protein has protein sequence MSSVDRRTHRRVPVQVQGFLSGNSHEIEGITLDLSVGGARFDCDLEVYPGKVVRVRLVLPGAVEPLSIETARVQWVGEDTFGVSFQNVRPTELDELEQLIDEYEEAEGTGHA, from the coding sequence ATGAGTAGCGTAGATCGACGAACACACCGCCGGGTGCCGGTCCAGGTGCAGGGGTTTCTGTCGGGAAACTCGCATGAGATCGAAGGGATCACGCTGGATCTCTCAGTCGGTGGTGCCAGGTTCGATTGTGACCTTGAAGTCTATCCCGGCAAGGTAGTCCGTGTACGACTCGTCCTCCCTGGGGCAGTGGAACCGCTCTCAATTGAAACAGCGCGTGTGCAGTGGGTCGGAGAGGACACATTCGGAGTCTCCTTTCAGAATGTCCGACCAACCGAACTCGATGAACTGGAACAGCTCATCGATGAATACGAAGAGGCCGAAGGTACGGGCCATGCCTAG